Below is a window of Vigna radiata var. radiata cultivar VC1973A unplaced genomic scaffold, Vradiata_ver6 scaffold_51, whole genome shotgun sequence DNA.
GTCAACCAATAATTCTGTCATATTTGTTGACTCACACACAATCTCAGCAATATCTGCAAAAGTCTTGCATAAGTTATCATACATTTCAATATGTGGATCCttttctttgttgttgtatGTTGCTCTAATATACGTGTGTTTTCTATGGACATTTTTACACCATCTTGTAAGTATGTACTTAGCAGGAAGTTGTGTTACTTGCTCTTGTGCCAGGACACATACACAATGTCTACAAATAATGCCCATAAACTCAAAAGGCAAACAGCTACAAGTGACATTCTTTGTGTCTCGTTCAAATGTAACCTTGAATACCCTCTCTTCCCTTATCTCATTATAAATGGAGTCCTCTGTCACCTTGTAATATGATGTTTTATCTTGTACAACAACACCGTCaacaaaacaatttattttacctCTAAATTCTGACTATATTTCTGCAAACTTAGCATGTGTGTAATGCTTTTGGAATTGTCGCTCTATGAGTGATTGTGACCCGCATGGAAGANTTGTGTTTAAGGATGTGAAGTCAGCTTGGGTTTCTTTTTCTGTCTTGTGTTGTAGTGCATTGTCATATTGTTTAACAAATTCTTGAAGAGTAGTTTGTNAGTTAATATATCCATCAAAAAATGCATTCATACTCTCGCTTCTTTGAGTGGTTGACATGCCAGCCCAAAAATTGTTTCTCAGGTAACAAGGAACCCACCTGCTTTGTTCTTCATAAAGTGAAGAGAGTCATTCATTTGTTTGTAGTGAAAATATTGTTATCATCTTTTCCCATCCATAAACAAAGTTATCAATTGAATAAGAGTTGTACACAACTTGCTTAAGTTGTCGCTTGATATCTTTGTAAGCGGCATACCCTTGTAACTTCTCaggtatttttttcattatatgcCACAAGCACCACCTATGACGAGTGTTTGGAAACAAGATTTCTATTGCTTTCTTCATTGCCTTGCATATCGGTAACAATTCCTTGGGACTCTCTGTTGGACATGCACCGAAGCCATGAATTAAATAACCAAACAAATGAATTTGTGTCCTCTGAACTTAACAACCCACAACCTACCAATATTGATTGGCCATGGTGGTTGACACCAACGAAAGGAGCAAACGGCATGTCATACTTATTCGTTAAGTAAGTTGTGTCAAAAGATATGACATTACCAGAGTACTCACAAGCTGCCCTACTCCGTGCATCAGCCCGAAACACATTCAGTATGCGGTTGTCGTCATCAACATCAATGTCGAAAAAGAAATCCTTATTCAATTCTCTCATGGAAGAGAAATGGTTTAAGAGTGCCTTGACATCACCATCTTTTGATAATGCTCTTCTTTGTTTGGCGACATAATTTCTAACATCTTGTTCCACAAACTCCATGTTCTCATAACCTCTTGTAGCACAAAGCAAGGACCGAAAACTCTTGTTAATCTTAACTCCTACTTCGGCATTTAAGTATAGTGTTCTTTTGACATTCAGATTCATCCTTTTATTGCCTCAGAACAATCTTGACTTTGTTCGACTAAGATCATGAGTATGTACATCATCAAAAGTTGAAATGTACCACTTCTCATCTCTTTTTGAAACAATCATTCGAGCTGCACAATCATTAGCCAGTGTTGGACCTCCAATCATTTCATTCTGATTGGATGCGACATATTTTCCAGCCCTAGAACACACCATCATGAAGTAACATAATTCGTTTCTGTTGTTCTTCCTTGAACTCCTTGTTCGAATTCCAAAACCCTTTGATATTGCATATTGTCTATAAAATGACTTGGCTTGATTAACACTTTCAAAAACCATTCCAACTGATGGAcgggttgagttaggttgaaCATGGTTTTCATTTAAATCTTCTGCAACATTTCCATGTTGTTCATCAAATTCAATATCATCAAAAGATGTATTCATATTCTCCATTTCCCAGGTTTTCCTACATTAATTCAATACAACAATAATTACTACTTAGTGGACTAAATTATATCATCGTTGATAACGAAgtaaaatttttttgttgatgtacATAACCAGTTGAAGACATAACCACATATGAAAGAACAAATAATCACTTACTACACACGTTAAATGTTGTTCATGAAATTTAATATCCTCCAAACATGTGTTTATATTCTCTTGTCCATGTTTTTCGTACATGTATTTAATACAAGAATAATTACTACTCAGTAGAGTAAATAATGTCATCCTTCATATTCTACTTATTATATTTGACATATGTACATAATCAGTCTAACAAATAACCACCTACGATTGAGGAACTAACCATTTACTGCAccattaattttgaatttcaatttcaaatgaGCAATATGGAAACAATAATGTCACAGTATAGAAATGAATAGCAAGTTCAGAAGATGACAAATAcaaagaagatgatgaatatAAATCCCAACATTAAATAAACTCAACAACCTCGTaggtgttgacggattggcaatatcgttcaagtaatataattggtaaaacccaatatcgttcttcccaagagattCGAAtgactttctcgttcacgtgaattaaaataataagatttgaaaataaaaattaatatattgatttgagaacaaaaatattaacatgtaatatagattgattcaattgacaaaagaaaacaatggatgaatggagttattgggggtttacaatttcatctaatcctctctctcttatctactcctcttggattattagtttgattaattaattgttatgcgactttcttagcctaccattaacccgatccctcagcgaaaagagcctaatattaactactgacttgctatccctagcctcccctaacaattaataccgcattataaacagaagttaacacaattgatcgtcctacccctatccctaggtggtattgcaaaatcaagaaattactcaccagttcatgtcattactgtacgtccccatatcaataaagacaaacatcagttaccgaatgagttaaacgataaaggccttaagcgtagatgagaacccaacaattatcaatcaaacatatggaaaccatataaataatcaagagtttcaataaaagaaagtatcaaaagattacattgtttcccccaacaacaatagggtttagttcaccatagacatggtgaaattagatgaaaaatggaagaagaatggaagagcaaatcctataaaagatgaaaaggagcctaagcatccaagagatcctctccagagatcaaaattaggtatggccgttctcccctgtcaaaagaatgactctgaattcgaaatagggtatttataggtgaggagcgcaacagacaacaggcccaggcccagcgaaccactgcccgacggtttaagtgtgccgcccggcggtttcccataatccttcaaaccgctcggcggcaatcgtcaccgcccagtggtttccctcagaaccgcccaacgccaacgcccGTGCCTACTCCTcaccctggaccgcccagcggtgtaagttgtcgtcgggcggtgcgttgattcttcaaatcttcaattttcttctcttttcttgattctacgacctttatcttcagctccattattcatttcctcaaaatagctacaaaacaatgcaaaacaagcataatatcgctaaaaacagctttcgactctctacagactcgtttattgagttttgcttgattctaagctcattcgaagtagtaaagggcgtaattaggtctaaaatgacatatgaaaataactgtttttcaaccttcatccaAGGCAACACAACAACCTTCTGATGCAAAAAAAAGTTTTGTTGACTCGCCTATTTAATAGAACTTCAATGGTTGTTGAGAAAGATGCACCCCAATAAATGGCTTGAACCACTCCATTCATTCTTGTCATCTTCTACCaattttagggtttacggttgtTGTAGTAAATAAACGTACAAAAATGAGTCTTCCCCACATCTCATTGTAGTTGAGACTTCAAAAAGGAAGTTGGTCTTTAAAATTTGGCAGAAGCATTAAATGGTGTTGTTTTTCCATGACTTCTATCACAAGCAATCACAATTAATGCTTCATAGGGGCATTTTCGTCATTGCATATGaatgttattataaattgtGTTCATGTGGGTTGCCCTAACATATGTAGAAGGAAGGTCTTCGCATTTTGGAGGTATGACCAattttaatgttgcatttgctTCATCCCCAATGTTGTCTTTGCTTAGCTAAATCATggattaattttgtttatgttcccttcgttttccttttatattttaatcaagAAGAACACTAGGCTTGCCACTTCTAtgtgttaattttctttatgttcacttcctcttcattttatcttttcgTCAACAAGAACAAACAACAATGGAACCTTGGGAACAACTTGATATTGACGAAAATGATGTTGATAGTTTCATCCGTCGTTGCAATTCGAATAACAGTGTCATTCTGGGCCCTGCTGGTGTCGTTGAGGCAGCTATGCTTAACCGGCAGCTCAATGAAAACATCCCCACACAAGAATTCTTAAGTCACATAGCAAAAATTCATTGATATCCATGGTAAGTACACTAATTGGGAAGTACACTAATTGGGAATTCATATTCATAGACATCCTAAATTTGTGATTTGACGAATTTTTTtggaataataaaatcatttgcaAGATTGTTGGTTAAATATGAGGTTGAGCATATCTCAACCCTTGATTCCTTGAAAGGAACTTTTAAGGTGTCCCTGTTGTGATGTCTTATTAAAGCTCGTGAGCATAACGGATTGGGtgacatgaaaataacaattcaGGTTGGTTTATGTCTATTTTTAATGGGTATAGTGAAATGTATACTTCATTTAACTACCATATTGAATTGTTGTTATGCAAACGGTACCTCTTCACAGGATCCAAGAGGGACTGTAAAAGCAAGTGTTCACCGCAAGACCATTGATCATCCTGAAATAGGTCCCCACTTAAAAGTTGGAAGTGTAATAATCCTACAAGATGTAAGTATATGGTTTATGATCATTAATAACTTATTAATCTTTTATTCCCACAAGAGTGTATGGAGTTAACCAACAATGTTTTAACAGGTTGCAATTTTTTCACCAATGCGCGGAACATACTATCTGAACACAACTCTTAACAATGTTGTTAAGGTAAAGTCTACAACTATTTTGTATTCTCGTGTTCTATATTGGTTGTGAACTTTTTTTACCACTTTCAATGGTACTCTCCGTATGTATAGGTTTTTGCAAGTAATATTGGATGACCAACAGATGAACTAGTTCGTCTATCAATACCAATTGTTACTAAGAAGCTTCCAACTCGTTCCGTTGATGACATCCTTAGCAACTTGATTCCACCTGTTCACAATGAAAAACCTGAAGGCACTGGAGCtaacaagaataattaaaagTGGAAGAAACTGAGGACTTAGTTTGCTGatttgaattttagttttatccTTGTTGTGAGTTTCATTTAGGGTGCGTCTTTAGAAGGCGTTGTTATGTAGTACAATTAGTGAAGTACCAAAGCCAGCTTCAataatgtgttgttgcattaaATGTTAATGTAATGTATGTTATGTTTTAAGTTTGATATGATgttgttaaatgaaaaaaaatttgacaatATGTTGTTATGTTCCTTCATTAATGTGTTGTTCACCATGCAAAAATGTTTAATTGAATCCCAAAGACCACTTTTTTTGGTCTAGTAAGTAGTTACCTCTTCCATTGTATGTGGTTCGTTGTGGATTGcgttttgtacaacaataaaagtgtTAAGTTCAATCCCAATGGCCACATATGTCTTGGTGCAATAAGTGGTTACCTCCTCATTACTATGTGGTTAGTTTAGAAAGATGTTTTGTACagcaataaaattgatttaatttaatgtcaATGACATCTTTTTTTGGCCCAAAACTGATTATCCCTTCAACTGTATGTGGCTAGTTCTAAACTGcgttttgtacaacaataaaagtgtTAAATTCAATCCCAAAGACCACATATGTCTTAGTGTAGTAAGTGGTTACCAACTGATTACAATGTGGTTAGTTTAGAAAGAtgttttgtacaacaataaaattgatttaattgaatCCCAATGACCACTCTTTTTGGTCCAGTAAGTGGTTATCCCTTCATGGTTAGTTCTGGGTGcgttttgtacaacaataaaagtgtTAAATTCAATCCCAATAACCACATATGTCTcggtgcagtaagtggttacCTCCTCATTACTATGTGGTTAGTTTAGAAAGAtgttttgtacaacaataaaattgatttaattgattCCCAAAGACAACTTTTTTTGGTCCAGTAAGTGGTTATCTCTTCAATTGTAAGTGGTTAGTTGTGGACCGCGTTATTATTCACAAACAATAAAAGTC
It encodes the following:
- the LOC106780671 gene encoding protein FAR1-RELATED SEQUENCE 2-like; translated protein: MENMNTSFDDIEFDEQHGNVAEDLNENHVQPNSTRPSVGMVFESVNQAKSFYRQYAISKGFGIRTRSSRKNNRNELCYFMMVCSRAGKYVASNQNEMIGGPTLANDCAARMIVSKRDEKWYISTFDDVHTHDLSRTKSRLF